GCTCAGCCCTGATGATGCAACCGGCCCGCCAGAGTTTGGCTATCTCATCGAGTTTGAGTTCCCAGCCGTATTCCTGGGCTGCTCCGGTGAGCATGTCCAGTCCCTGCGCGTAGCTGACCAGTTTCGAGGCAAAGAGTGCCTGCCGAACGTCCTCAACGAAGTTCTCCGGCAGTTCGACGTCAACCTCGTGTCCGGCGAGGAGCTCCTGGGCTTCAGCGCGCTGGCTGCGCTGTGATGACAGTGCCCGAGCAAATACGGACTCCGCAATCCCCGAGACAGGCGAGCCGAGCTCCAATGCGGAGACCACGGTCCAACGGCCGGTTCCCTTCTGCCCTGCGGAGTCCACGACAACGTCGATGAACGGCTTACCTGTTGCGGGATCCTCATGCCTGAGCACTTCTGCCGTGATTTCAATCAGGAACGACGACAGCGGGCCGGAGTTCCAGTCGGTGAAGATGTCAGCTTGGCGTGCTGGTTCGATACCTGCCCCGTGACGCAGGAGGTCTGAGGCTTCACCAATGACCTGCATATCGGCGTATTCGATGCCGTTGTGCACCATTTTGACGAAGTGGCCAGCGCCATCGGTTCCTATCCAGGTGCAGCAGGGCTCGCCGTCGTACGTTGCGGCGATCTTCTCCAGCATGGGGCCGACTGAGTCATAGGATTTGCGTGAGCCACCGGGCATGATGGACGGTCCTAGCAACGCGCCCTCCTCTCCCCCGGATACGCCGACGCCAACAAAGTGAATACCCGATTCGGCGAGTGCGGCTTCCCGCCGGCGGGTGTCGGCAAAGTGAGAGTTACCGCCGTCGATAATGATGTCATCGGTGTCCAGCAGCGGCGTCAGCTGCTCGATGACGGAATCCACCGGTGCTCCCGCCTTGACCATAAGGAGCACGCGGCGTGGTTTTTCCAGTGAATCAACTAATTCCTCGAGCGAGTCTGCACGAACGAAATCGCCCTCGTTGCCGTGAGCCTCCAGCAATGCGTCCGTTTTTGCTGCTGTCCGGTTGTGCACGGCAACGGTGTATCCGTTTCGAGCCAGGTTTCGGGCCAGATTGGCCCCCATCACGGCGAGTCCTGTGACTCCTATTTGTGCGCTCATGAACATTTCCTTTCGTCATGGGTAAGGACCACACTATTGCCCGGAGCGCAGGCGTGGCTATTGTGACCGTTCCGCCGATAGACTGGTGAAATTATGAGTTGTTATACCTCCGTCCTTGAGCTTTTCAGTATCGGCATCGGCCCGTCTAGTTCGC
This region of Arthrobacter roseus genomic DNA includes:
- the gndA gene encoding NADP-dependent phosphogluconate dehydrogenase — encoded protein: MSAQIGVTGLAVMGANLARNLARNGYTVAVHNRTAAKTDALLEAHGNEGDFVRADSLEELVDSLEKPRRVLLMVKAGAPVDSVIEQLTPLLDTDDIIIDGGNSHFADTRRREAALAESGIHFVGVGVSGGEEGALLGPSIMPGGSRKSYDSVGPMLEKIAATYDGEPCCTWIGTDGAGHFVKMVHNGIEYADMQVIGEASDLLRHGAGIEPARQADIFTDWNSGPLSSFLIEITAEVLRHEDPATGKPFIDVVVDSAGQKGTGRWTVVSALELGSPVSGIAESVFARALSSQRSQRAEAQELLAGHEVDVELPENFVEDVRQALFASKLVSYAQGLDMLTGAAQEYGWELKLDEIAKLWRAGCIIRAELLDDITKAYASGSEPSNLLFAPAFAEAIGAAVPAWRRVVAAAVQLGIPVPVFSSSLAYYDALRRKRLPAALTQGLRDLFGAHTYQRNDKEGTFHTLWGGDLSEVEAADTH